The Biomphalaria glabrata chromosome 1, xgBioGlab47.1, whole genome shotgun sequence sequence atgtcccgcaaacctcatgcgacgctcagtcacaacctcactaagtgtttgactcccagttcggcataggatttccttgtttgagacccgatctgtgtaactgactcccaaaatccttctcagccatctctgttgagccacatttagtcttttctcaattttgacagaagacttccacgtctcacatgcatatgtagcagttggaatgacgattgtgttgagaaggtgtatttttgtctcgagtccaatggcttggctagtccaaataggctgcagcctttggaaaatgctccctgcctttcctattcggcacgctacatcatggtaagcatctccatcatttgttatgatgctgccaaggtacgtgaacttgtccagctcttcaagctttgtcTTGCCAAGTCTGAcagggacaccctttgccttatatcccactcacatagttttagtcttatccaagtttatgcggaggccaattttgggtgcctctctgtctaggctctccgtcatttcttgaatgcatttatttagtgcaacatcatcagcaaagtccaagtccgtcaatcggagttgttcatgccatgaaATACCAAAGGCAgcctggttcattgctctcctcattatgaagtcgatggctaggaggaaaaggaagggagataagatgcacccctgtctcacacctgtctcgattgtaaaaaaaactctgttgttccgtcttctgttttaatgcagaaactagactgactgtaaaggtgtcgtaggatctggacgaatttttctgggataccgtattctctaactattttctatactgattctcggtggacactatcaaacgcttttttgaagtccacgaaactgatcgttagccgttgttggtactcaagactttgttctatgatatttcgtaaaacgaaaatctgctctgtacatgatctgcctcttcggaatcctgcttgttcttctctgagcctttcatctacagactgttgaagccgtctcaacaaaacagtgctgaaaactttgcccgaGACaaagaggagagtaatgcccctccagttgttgcagtctgccaagttgcccttttttggaagctttacaatcactcccttttgccagtcctctgggacttttgaagttcgccaacagagatttaagagatcagtcattctgttaacaatgcactgtcccccatattttagcatttctgctatcatgtctagccctggtgctttgttattctttaacACTGCAATGGCcgtggtaacctcctcagcagttattgggtctgtcttgaccttgagatcattgtctggagaggggtccttgaatatgtaagttaggtctggcgacagttggttaagggtctcttttagtgctctacccatcttgcatcctgttcttctttcgttaacaaagttttgccttgcttgtcttttatcggtgccccatgtccactctttgctccagtgagatctcagacaatacgatggagggtttttgtgtcatttctgcttgcagctgcttgtgcctcttgtcccttctgctcaatccagtcccgtttatctcgccgacagcttctctttactttcagataggcttcttccgctaggctgcgatcctgtgtttcatttttctgatctcgtctacatTTAGCCTCTTTCCGATTATGTAGATTATGAaaacttaaatatttaattacggTTTCGCCCTACCGCTCTTGTGATTTCCCGAAGCCACAATTCTaagaaaggtaaaaaaaaaagaagatagtgCTGTCAAACTAGTTGATTTTATTAGTCAAATTATAgtcaaatcaaatttaaaaaaaaacataattaataagaATGTCAATAATATTCTCAAtccattttttactttttcaacaGCATttgcaccatttcacattcacactatgctgcACATGTAACTGTCACCAGAGCATAGCTATTCATATATACAAACACTGTTAGTGACTTTTGAATAGTGTTACCAAACATTGCACTCGCAAAGAAGGACCAACctttacaaaggaggacaactGAAAATCAACGGCTGAATATATACTTTATGTTGATTACCaattttcaaaaatgaaatgaaaaatttGCAATAGTTATCATAAGTGCAAATATATATGCATAAAACTCCATGTATGAGAAAATGTATCTGGCTTGATCTGAGTTGATCAGCAGGAAAGCTTAATCCCCATTAACATTGTACCCAGGAAtgctaaaaagaaaataacatatATGGAGGAGCTCTAAGTAACTGGTTGTTTCTGAACAGTTTTGAACATACAAACACCGGTTCTTTAagaagtttaaacaaaaaaacgtaTTATATTTCTGCTATTTAAAAGTATATGGTTTTAATCAGAAGATAGTGGAAAAGCTTCTAAAGGGACCTTTCAACAAAACCAGCACAAGATGCACAAATCTTActaagagaattagatgaattaggAAAATGGgcatcaaattggagcatgtctttccacccagaaaaatgtcagttgtcaagagtaacaaaaaagctaaaacaaataaattccacttatctaaataatggtaaaccagtaacacagactaaaaaaaattacaagaaaatATTCACAATGGATTAACATCTTAagtaaaatccctaaatttagaaatatcctaaacactaaaccataaccttcaaatacaaaacctaataaaaagtcagaaagacacaaagataaagacacattctttgttacatatgctaggacaaatttgtacaaatgttccttctttCCTACCGATATTAgagcttggaatgggttgcctgagtcagccaggaaatccaatgacttggcagaagtcatttattaacatgcatgactagattgatctaGGAAAACATGTTGAAcgtgatcatcttcttttttgaagtattgtctgaatttcataagataaaataattttaaggaccttttttttttggaccttCATACAAAATGTTTCCGATCTTAAAAGTTTTAATTGTTTGTATGTATTAAGACTAGAGTATACCATTCTTTACACCAGAGattctcaaacctttttttttttacccagggaCCACTTTAAATAGTCAAAACTTGCTACAAAAAAAGCTACATATATAGTATACAAGTtagaaatgtaaagaaaaaacatcTATTTGCAATACAGTTTATTGAGATTATAGattgtgtttaaaataaaattgaaaaaaattagaTGAGAAACATGAGATTTTATGAGTGTATTTATGTGCACCACAATGTTTGCAAGTTGTAACcacaaattttaacaaaaacacatttttagtcAGTTTCTTTGATTTGTGATTAGTCAACAAATCCATGTTGTACCAAATAAAAAGACAGGAAATCAGTGAATGATTTCTTTACAATGACCAATAATGCAGACTATAGAATAAGAATCTGTTTTTATAACCAGAATTGGTGGTATCATTGTTCACACATTGGTTTACATTCTTTGTTTGTGGATATTTCTAAAAGCTGCACCTGAATTAGTAAGGATTCATCTGTGAATTGAATTTGTTCAAACACTAAAAGGGCTCAAAACCCAGTTAGGAATATCCAAAtgaagaatgtcttcaaatcttttGTTTAGGTCATCAAAGAATAGTACTTAATAAGACATATTAAACAGCAAGTGGTGATTTGCTGGCGAAACCAGTTTTCTCATGCTCAGAAAATGTGTTCGGCATTTGAATCTTTATAGTTCGAAGCAGATTTTTCAGTAATGATACTTAAACTAAGCAGTGTCAGAAACAGATTAATGGAAGGACATCTCCATTAATTCTTAAGGATAACAAAGTCCTGATTTGAAccaaattatgaaaactgaTATTGCATCTTCATGTTTGGTATTAGTTAAATTTCGATAAGCTGTAATAGaatatttctgtattttttaaataaaacaatattttggcCCGCCTAAATTTTTCCTTTTAAGTTTTTGGCCCACGACTAAAAAATCTTACCCATCACCAAACTAGATGGTCATTTAATCACATTCATTGTTGTGACACATGGCCGCTTGAGCTTTGCCTGGGTTCCCTCATCCCAGCAAGGCCTGAGGCTGAGCCCATGAGGGGTTTCTTAGTATCCCTATTTTACAACTATATTCTTAAATACTTACAAGAATACACAGGATGAAAAATGGTGGAAAATCAGGCCTTAAAATGAGATTTAATATGAAACACTATAAAAATGGCCACTggtacaaattaaattttaaatggtCCAATGGAATATTTAGCAAGTCGAATCCACGGTTTCATTTGTAGTTATAAAAGATAAATAGAGTGCAATTTAGAACATTGGGTTGAGCcactgggtacctgacattagttgagaaaaagtaaaggcggttggtcgttgtgctgtccacatgatacccttgttaactgggccacagaaacagatgaccatcatCTGATATATACACTGAGGCTACGGGCCCGTtcctttgaaaaattatttaagcaaTAAAGAATCTTCCCAATTTTactaaaaagctaaaaatagaatCAGTAATCTACACAATGATTTTTAGTATTGCTTGCAAGGAGACAAAGAAGaaatcttttctttaaaaagtttaaagtaagcATATTGAAAAGGGGATTTTAGGAATGTTCTACAATGGTCCCGACTGACATTAATGGGttaatgtaatatttgttttaaccattaaaaaattaaagatctttatttttattaaataaaattgtatacacaaccaaaacaaaaatcataaaaaacatttcaaatgtaGTTACATATATTTTAATGTGTTAGATAAGGATTAATTATATGATTTTTTGTCATAATTAAGGAAAAACAATATGTTCATATGAATCAACAACAAAATAGTATTATTACACAAAGTAACATTTTAATGTGTTAGATAAGGATTAATTATATGATTTTTTGTCATAATTAAGGAAAAACAATATGTTCATATGAATCAACAACAAAATAGTATTATTACACAAAGTAACAGGTTCATatgaataaacaataaaataaatattactacTGTAAAAAACAGGTTCATATGAATCAACAACAAAATAGCATTATTTCAGTAACTATGTTTCTTAATCCTTCTAATCATCTTTATCATCACAAAATAAGACGGGTAGGCTTGAACATCACTAAATACCATGTAAGCATCATCAAGCTTCACAGAATCATACATTACATTTGCTTCTTTATCAAACGGAGGTAATCTCATACTTCTTTTGCCTTGTCCACTTTTTCCAACCAGCACTTTTGAATAGAGGAGACACACTGTTGTATTATCAACGAAATCTCTTGTATGCAAGCATCTCAAAGCTTTCTCAAAAAATAAATTGCCTGATCCAAGATCTTCAGCTAAAAAAAGGTGTTAGCATTGAGAATAGAAAAACTTTAATGTCTAATAagtaaaaaatgataaaaataaaaaaatttgcaaTGAATGGAAAAACTAttctaaagatatttttttctctttcaaaacatcaaatagaaatattgattttatatataactttcataaaatattatctttatttttttttacataaataaataaccaGGGTCTCACCATCATGTATAGCACAAAATATTGGATGAAAGCCATGTTGACAAACCAGCTCCTGAGTATCTGATGCTAGTCTTTGCCATAAAAAAGTTGGATTTTCAGGGTTTTGCATTAGAGAGCTTTTCATTTTAAAGTGCTTGAagagatttatattttgtaaacgCTCAACCTATAAATAGAGACAAAACATAAAGATGTAATGTGCATGTCATCAAAGTTTCTAGCTTGGGAGAAACTATTTGGTAAATCTTTATCAagtttcaaaaactttttttctacaTTCAAAGAAAAGGTATTCatctttttattacaaagcttatatctacttAGTCAGgtaaaaattataaacaaaattttatcCCAGAAATATTCTTGGATTCAAGTTGAacattttcacaattattcattggtgaAGACAATATTATACatgaatcatttttaaaaaagtaatcaattagtcaattaattatttagaaataaaataaataaaaaatattattatatttataacaagggaaattaatccttcagtatacACATATATGTGATTAAATATGTGGGGTTATGTTCCCTTTGTTAATTTTACACGTTTTGTTTTGCCACACCCAtcctcggattaagttgaaactttaaacacttACTTATTATACCTatgaaaacatgaatcaaataaaaattattgagttatggttgtaaatgtggagctcTTCTCCTTCGATAAGCGGATAGGAAAACACAACTCTTATATAGTTATATTGAtaaaaatgaccaaaaaaactAAGATTTTTCAATAAAACAATTACCGGTATTTGTGTAATTAGTAAATTATCATCAATCAAATATTTTGAGCTCCATAATTTATTACTATTTGATGCAAgagttttttttcactttaaaaatgttctttctttttaatgcaaatagtttaaaattaaattattaggcTTTCATGTGGTCTTATCTAAAATATAGAAGATCATCTACATgaaatagttttgaaattacTTTGTGCTTTGTGATAATTAATGACATTAggcaaaaataattaaataatatactATTAATCATTAAACTATCTGATTTACCAACCGAGTGTTAAAAAAACATAGGGAAGTGCCACATagcattataattttttaaggcCATTAGTTCTTTCttcaataatattaatatataatataattggCCATGTAtattcaaaaaacaacaaacaaatggagtttaaaaacaagtaatacattttagaaaacaacaacttttattttgtgtcttttaTTTAGTCATATtattcttatattatatttgaaattaaaaaaaaaattattgaatgtattggaatttttatcaattgttcCCTCTGTGTAGACCTACTGAATAAAATTCTTATTACCCACAGGCTTATTGCTAGttctataatttaaaagttttaacacatttgttttctctttatGAGGTAAATGTTGAATAAAATGCAGAACatcttgtttttatataaatttaataaagaattaaagaacttacttttaaaatttcaactttgtTTGTCTCAGAATTTAACTCAGTTTCTAAAATATCCAGTAGAGCTGAGAATTCTTTTTCATTGGGACCTAGTTCAAACAGTTTCCATACATCCAGGTTCACGTTTTGCCATGTATCTGGTAAGACAACTTGATCAGGtaaatctaaaagaaaaaaaagggtgggggtaaaaactttaaaaatattgctTTTATAGATGAATAAACTGGGATCACCTGAGACTTTTAAGTAGTACAACTCACTTTCATGCATGCTTTTCAATCTGACTCTAGAAAAAGTAATGAGTATACAAATAAACACAAGGGGAGCAATTACTAACTACCTCAGAATAGAAAACAGGTCCCAAACCAACAGAAACAATATACAGTCAACCTCTACAATATCTCACATATGCAGATGACATTCTCTTATTGGTTAAAGACAACTTTGACATTGCTAGAGCTTTCACAAAACTGGAAGAAGCATCTTGACAGCAGGACTTGAAATAAAtgacaacaaaaacaattattttataatgacaaTAGAAAATCAGGCAGAAGAAcagtatattaaaattaataaaccaCAAGTTTGAAAACAGAAAGGTTTAAATATTTAGGAAGCATGATACATTCCAACAATGACCTAATGTCAGAAGTAAAGGAACAACTGGCGACAGGCAACAGAGCTTTCTATAAAACACAACACATACTTAGAAGCAAATTTATATCTAAGAAGACAAAGAAAACCATTTACAAAACCATCATCAGACCGGTAGTCACATATGCAAGcgaaaaaaacacagaaaatctgctaaacccttgggaaagaaaaatttatGGTGCCATACATGAGAAAACCAGATGGAGGATCCCATTCGCACCAAGAAATATAACAGCTATATGAAGATCCCTCCATagtgaatggagagatgtgctataAAGCAGGCtagggccctccatgggctgtagcaccaGTGGGATGGATGGATAATGTCGTAGTATTGATCAAATTAGCTTTAAAATTTGTTCTGTTGCAACCATTTGCTAACACTACCATGAACTAGATAATATTGAAAAATCTAAAGCACTGTTTGttaaactttaaatattaacaatgtcATCAAATCCAGCTAGGAGGTCTGGGAGAACATTGAAAGCTCCCCCAAGTGACATTTGGGTCAAGGCCAAGGCACTTAGGGTTTTCATGCTTTCAGAGCTTTAGAAATTTATCCTGTTGTCATCTACAATTCTGTATTTCTCCCATTAAGTAGAGGGCACACCAAATATAGTTAAATAAAGATGGCTGAGGTAATGAAGTATGGGAGATCATCCTCATGTTTAGCTAGATATTTTGTAGCTGGCCATATTGTTTATAAATGTAAAAGACATTAACAAAACCATGGGAGAAATTTGACTATTAGGACATAAGAAAGACAGGTATATTCTAGAATCCCATTGGCAAAGAGGTACTataatgtcttcttcaaaagaACATTTTGAATCAGTCTGATTGCAGAAGCTATTCATGAAAGCAGTTTAAAAGGTCCTATTTAGAAGAAGATGGAATGAAATCACTCCATGtgatattcatatttttttacctttggtaataatgttgtttttatttaactctcaattataaatttatatctGCCATGCAAATACAACTAATTTTtagaacttgaaaaaaaaaagcctttgcATCCCCCATTGTCAGCATGTCATGACTcccccaaagtttgagaaatgcTGATCTAGATCGAGGATTCTACCTTAATGAAAATGAGAGACCTAAACATAATTTAATTACAATAGGTGCTTCCATATCAGCTTTAaatgtggctatggatcttcaaATATAATTCTACCCCTGGTcttcaaatatataaatgtgACATATAAATATggttaaaactaaaatttaatttttaataaatattaagtACCTATACATAATTAAATTACAATAGGTGCTTCCATTTCAGCTATAaatgtggctatggatcttcaaATATAATTCTACCCCTGGTcttcaaatatataaatgtgacatataaaatatggttaaactaaaatttaatttttaataaatattcagTACCTATACATAATTAAATTACAATAGGTGCTTCCATTTCAGTTATAAATGTGGCTATGGATTGTTGAATGTAATTCTAACCTGGTcttcaaatatataaatgtgacatataaaatatggttaaaactaaaatttaatttttaataaatattcagTACCTACCACTAAATTTTTCTGTTCTGATAAGCCTTCTGGTCTGTTCATTAAAAACGATAGTCATTTTGGAAAAGTCAACATGCCCATAAGGCCCAGAATTAATATCTAAATTAGATTCTCCATTGTCTTGAATATAAGCTGCCTCAATCAACTTGCTAATGTTTTGTTCAATTTGTTGAAAtttttttctgacatttaattCAGCAGGAGTTTCATCTTCATACATCCAATGAAATTTTGTAACGCACTGACTTGTTACATTTGTAGCAGCTTCAGCATTTTTAGTTGTTATCATTGCAACAGATTTTTCTTTCTGATCTTCAGTTTTGTTGACATCATGACAAATAATATGCTTTTCATGTGCAGAAAGGTCAAAATCTCTTGTTCTTTTCAAAGCACATTCATTTGTATTTTCTGAATGCTCAGAAGCTGCAATGTTTGATGTAAAGTTTTCCAACATTGAAGATATAGTTTTACCAACATTGTCTTTTAACAATTGAATCCTTTGTTCATTATCAGTATTTTGAACGAAGAAAAGAAATACTTGTGAATCATCTGTGACAATTATTTGACAATAAGGATATTGAGTTctaaaatctgttttaaatttcttccattcattataattttcaaaatcaTTGTTTGGCAATAGAAAATTATCAGTGGATATTAGAAGTGAGGTTAAATATTCCCTGAAAGGTATttttgtctgaaataaattttttaaatatgtgaaATTATTACCATATGAAAAAAGCTTtaatttaactttatttaaacataatttgGTAGTTAAATTCTATATATACAaatagtgaatttttttttttactagtagtggtataaaatatttatgtttcttAGTAGAATTTATCATATCTGCAGTAaccataaaattatttataaattgttCTTATGCATTATAattatgctttttaaaaaaatacaaaagaaatagGTGCATTAGTGACTATACAATAAGAAATAACAAGACATAAttgtttaaactaaataatCTTTGGTACCtcctaaaaaaaatttcaacttaaaaaaaaaatatatagcaatATGTTTCAGTTCAAGATGGAAATTAATTTCctaaaatatactttactaagctttttttttgttgtttttcatttttatttacaatgcaTTTTTAATGTATCAGCATGTTGCACTTTTTAGCTTGCTATGAAGTTCATGTCATCATAACTAATAGCAGTGTCCTCATTAGAATCAGTGCCCACTTGGTGCAGTTGCCTCATGGTGTTCTCCTTCCCCTATCAATTTCCACTCCAAAAtgtctcaaaataaaaatattgttaagtGGTTCTTTTTGTCAAAAGATACAGTGAGATAATTATCTAATTCACTAACTGCTACACAACTAAAAATGAGTGTCAATTCtattaaaaatgttgttttttcattagTTATTATGAAAGTTCATTAAAATTGGAATcttaaattcaaataaaaagggTTTCATTATTAGACTATCAGACTGCAAAGCTAAATAAAAATGCTAATGAAAAAAtgctgaatgaaaaaaaaatgcaacctTTTGTTAAACACATTAAATAGTACAAAAAGTAAATacatctttgtaaaaaaaatgttttacatgttttagttGTTCCTTTAAGAGAGAAGAACCTGAGACCATAAAGACTACTGAATGACAGTCCTGCATGCATActacacaaccaggcagccatccaaatatgttaataaactttaaaatattttcttttctcaatTTCAAACTTGCAAATTTATCAATTCATCTTTTTCAATAGACAAAACTCCCAGATCTGAAAGTTGCATCTGTTCTATTAGGATTTCAAATAATGATAGTAAAAGATAAAGGCTTAGTAAAAAGgttggtagttttttttttacaaatgacgGGTATATGAagtgtaaaaaaataagcatTGCCAAGCTACTAGCTTCTTTATGCCTGTAGATATCTTCTCAGTCTTACATTTCTGTTACAATCTCATCTTGTGGTAAATCATCATATACAGATACTCATTTAGAAATGGACATTGAAAAAATTCTTCATCATTagctgaaataaaacaatttggtTGAATAGCTACAAAATATCTGCTACCTCAGTGATCACTTAGTCTGAAGCTCAGAATAAAAGCTAATTTCAGCATCTTGTTCTTTTCTCAATAGCATTTGAGCTCATTTTTTGTGGCGAAAATGTTTCAGTCCCTCTAGCTAGGCCAGCACATTGTCAATAGTAGTCAAGTGTTTAGTTGGAATATAGAGCAAAAAAGGTAAGTCACAGGCGACTGGCATTTGTCCTTGAGAAGTGCCTCTAGTGTCTATATTTTCAGAGCAATGGCACAGAGCTTTAATATATCTCACACATTCATCAAATTATTCCTTCATGAGTCTAAAAACATCATGATGAGCACGCCATTAGCTAGTGTCTATATTTTCAGAGCAATGGCACAGAGCTTTAATATCTCACACATTCATCAAATTATTCCTTCATGAGTCTAGAAACATCATGATGAGCACTCCAGTAGCTTTTAATAACCTCTATGTAAACGGTCTGCTATGCAAAATTAAAATACCCCATTGATGGGTAGAAGCGGCcaagaaagaaaacattcttTCAAGGGTACTAAAAAAGTTACACAAAAGAATTTTCTGAAAAAAGTATGCTGACCAAAAAGATTGAGTGAATTAGTATTTCTGtagtttcttttttacattgcCTGTACCTCTTCCTAGATTAGAGA is a genomic window containing:
- the LOC106053095 gene encoding uncharacterized protein LOC106053095 isoform X2, whose product is MTKPKNLLLINGFPEGIKVLQLVKFLQTSFSDKNVCKVWMDPYKEPRAVAMFESSLDGEKIHLLNGNLLWDNHPITFDVIDPTEHVFVRTYGTMNNKAEIELKSLFTASYNCVGIKRLDEDCYCISFQKDWDAVQELCELPWIYHDQALSLFPFFDCFNESLEVQYDNLLMKSEKGCKPTIYNSKQDSVSRNTSPKIQSVESEQSKERLEQSKEKSTLTRTPSGYSNVTNDKLQEIMPSESCFEKFTIVFAHPFLPKLLFLLNIQKGMEEHNCFSTHDCTDSLDFEIQVDKIFFKKLNGLFNKEFQKLRDSPCRNDFLALDKVQPDLKKIISTLKAFVTLTLNDDLLHMDVCTNNNIKITLQQSRPNFFEDNNSQQKVLTLIQSSEHSISFDKTELYALVEPDQETKIPFREYLTSLLISTDNFLLPNNDFENYNEWKKFKTDFRTQYPYCQIIVTDDSQVFLFFVQNTDNEQRIQLLKDNVGKTISSMLENFTSNIAASEHSENTNECALKRTRDFDLSAHEKHIICHDVNKTEDQKEKSVAMITTKNAEAATNVTSQCVTKFHWMYEDETPAELNVRKKFQQIEQNISKLIEAAYIQDNGESNLDINSGPYGHVDFSKMTIVFNEQTRRLIRTEKFSDLPDQVVLPDTWQNVNLDVWKLFELGPNEKEFSALLDILETELNSETNKVEILKVERLQNINLFKHFKMKSSLMQNPENPTFLWQRLASDTQELVCQHGFHPIFCAIHDAEDLGSGNLFFEKALRCLHTRDFVDNTTVCLLYSKVLVGKSGQGKRSMRLPPFDKEANVMYDSVKLDDAYMVFSDVQAYPSYFVMIKMIRRIKKHSY